The Streptomyces sp. NBC_01255 genome window below encodes:
- a CDS encoding Lrp/AsnC family transcriptional regulator, which yields MEELDRQIVELLVKDGRMSYTDLGKATGLSTSAVHQRVRRLEQRGVIRGYAAVVDPEAVGLPLTAFISVKPFDPSAPDDTPDRLADIPEIEACHSVAGDENYILKVRVATPLELEHLLSRIRSQAGVSSRTTVVLSTPYEARPPRI from the coding sequence ATGGAGGAGCTGGATCGTCAGATCGTCGAGTTGCTCGTCAAGGACGGGCGCATGAGCTACACCGACCTGGGCAAGGCCACCGGCCTGTCCACATCGGCAGTGCATCAGCGCGTCCGCCGTCTCGAGCAGCGCGGAGTCATCCGCGGCTATGCCGCAGTCGTCGACCCGGAGGCCGTGGGTCTGCCGCTCACCGCCTTCATCTCGGTCAAACCCTTCGACCCGAGCGCCCCCGACGACACCCCCGACCGGCTCGCCGACATCCCGGAGATCGAGGCCTGCCACAGCGTCGCGGGCGACGAGAACTACATCCTCAAGGTCCGGGTCGCCACGCCGCTGGAGCTGGAACACCTGCTCAGCCGCATCCGCTCGCAGGCCGGTGTCTCCAGCCGGACGACCGTCGTCCTGTCCACCCCGTACGAGGCCCGGCCGCCGCGCATCTGA
- a CDS encoding amidohydrolase, whose amino-acid sequence MSESMSAAPAASAAEHRTVLLRGGEVHSPADPFATAMVVERGHVAWVGSEGAADAFASGVDEVVDLEGALVTPAFVDAHVHTTATGFALTGLDLSSAASLAEAAELIRAHAAARPADRILIGHGWDAARWPERRPLTRAELDGLTGGRPLYLTRIDVHSAVVTTALLDLVPGVRDLDGFHDGQRPLTGDAHHAVRAAAFAAVSPAQRTEAQRAARSHAASLGIGTLHECGGPQISSEEDFTGLLDLARTEAGPRVVGYWADLDIERARALGALGAAGDLFADGSLGSHTACLHEPYADHTDSAHTGAAHLDAPAVAAHVVACTEAGLQAGFHAIGDAAVTAVVEGVRAAAEKLGLARIRAARHRVEHAEMLTPETVAAFAELGLTASVQPAFDALWGGEDGMYADRLGAERARTLNPYAALLRAGVPLAFGSDSPVTPLDPWGTVRAAAFHRTPEHRISVRAAFTAHTRGGWRAVGRDDAGTLVPGAPADYAVWRTGELLVQAPDDRVARWSTDPRSGTPGLPDLSPGAELPVCLRTVVYGQTVFVRPNE is encoded by the coding sequence ATGAGTGAGTCCATGTCTGCGGCGCCTGCCGCCTCCGCCGCCGAGCACCGCACCGTGCTGCTGCGCGGCGGGGAAGTCCACAGCCCCGCCGATCCCTTCGCCACCGCCATGGTGGTGGAGCGCGGGCACGTCGCCTGGGTGGGCTCGGAGGGCGCGGCCGACGCCTTCGCCTCCGGCGTGGACGAGGTGGTCGACCTGGAGGGCGCGCTCGTCACTCCGGCGTTCGTCGACGCGCACGTGCACACCACGGCCACCGGCTTCGCCCTCACCGGCCTCGATCTGTCCTCCGCGGCCTCGCTCGCCGAGGCGGCGGAGCTGATCCGGGCCCACGCCGCGGCCCGCCCCGCGGACCGCATCCTCATCGGTCACGGCTGGGACGCCGCCCGCTGGCCCGAGCGCCGCCCGCTCACCCGCGCCGAGCTCGACGGGCTCACCGGCGGCCGCCCGCTCTACCTGACCCGGATCGACGTCCACTCGGCCGTCGTCACGACCGCCCTCCTCGACCTCGTCCCCGGCGTCCGCGACCTGGACGGCTTCCACGACGGGCAGCGGCCGCTCACGGGTGACGCACATCACGCCGTGCGCGCCGCGGCCTTCGCCGCCGTCTCCCCGGCGCAGCGCACGGAGGCGCAGCGCGCCGCCCGGAGCCACGCCGCCTCGCTCGGCATCGGCACCCTGCACGAGTGCGGCGGCCCCCAGATCTCCTCCGAGGAGGACTTCACCGGCCTCCTGGACCTGGCCCGCACCGAGGCCGGGCCCCGGGTCGTCGGCTACTGGGCGGACCTCGACATCGAGCGGGCGCGGGCGCTGGGCGCCCTCGGGGCGGCCGGCGACCTGTTCGCCGACGGCTCCCTCGGTTCGCACACCGCCTGCCTCCACGAGCCGTACGCGGACCACACGGACAGTGCCCACACGGGGGCCGCCCATCTGGACGCGCCCGCCGTCGCCGCCCATGTCGTGGCCTGCACCGAGGCCGGGCTCCAGGCCGGCTTCCACGCCATCGGGGACGCCGCCGTCACCGCCGTGGTCGAGGGCGTCCGCGCCGCCGCCGAGAAGCTCGGCCTCGCCCGGATCCGGGCCGCCCGGCACCGCGTCGAGCACGCCGAGATGCTCACCCCCGAGACCGTCGCCGCCTTCGCCGAGCTGGGCCTCACCGCCTCGGTCCAGCCCGCCTTCGACGCGCTCTGGGGCGGCGAGGACGGCATGTACGCCGACCGGCTCGGCGCCGAGCGGGCCAGGACCCTCAACCCGTACGCGGCGCTGCTCCGCGCCGGTGTGCCGCTGGCCTTCGGCTCCGACAGCCCGGTCACCCCGCTCGACCCGTGGGGCACCGTCCGGGCCGCCGCCTTCCACCGCACCCCCGAGCACCGGATCTCCGTTCGGGCCGCCTTCACCGCCCACACCCGGGGCGGCTGGCGGGCCGTGGGTCGGGACGACGCGGGGACGCTCGTCCCCGGCGCCCCCGCCGACTACGCGGTCTGGCGCACCGGCGAGCTTCTCGTCCAGGCGCCCGACGACCGGGTGGCCCGCTGGTCCACCGACCCCCGCTCCGGCACTCCGGGTCTGCCGGATCTGTCGCCCGGCGCGGAGCTCCCCGTCTGCCTGCGCACAGTGGTGTACGGACAGACGGTGTTCGTACGGCCGAACGAGTGA
- a CDS encoding polyprenol monophosphomannose synthase — protein MNDGGQRRYGPLGKALVIIPTYNEAENIKPIVARVREAVPEAHVLVADDNSPDGTGKFADEIASEDDHVHVLHRKGKEGLGAAYLAGFRWGIEQGYGVLVEMDADGSHQPEELPRLLTALKGADLVLGSRWVPGGRIVNWPKSREFISRGGSLYSRVMLDVPIRDVTGGYRAFRKETLEGLGLEDVASAGYCFQVDLARRAVAAGFHVVEVPITFVEREIGDSKMSRNIVVEALWRVTGWGVTARAEKVGRMLGRKSS, from the coding sequence GTGAACGACGGTGGCCAGAGGCGTTACGGCCCGCTCGGCAAGGCCTTGGTGATCATTCCGACCTACAACGAGGCGGAGAACATCAAGCCGATCGTCGCGCGGGTGCGGGAGGCCGTACCCGAGGCGCACGTTCTCGTCGCCGACGACAACAGCCCCGACGGCACGGGCAAGTTCGCGGACGAGATCGCCTCCGAGGACGATCACGTCCACGTCCTGCACCGGAAGGGCAAGGAGGGGCTCGGCGCCGCCTACCTCGCCGGCTTCCGCTGGGGCATCGAGCAGGGGTACGGCGTCCTCGTCGAGATGGACGCGGACGGCTCGCACCAGCCCGAGGAGCTGCCGCGGCTGCTCACCGCGCTCAAGGGCGCGGACCTGGTCCTCGGCTCCCGCTGGGTGCCCGGCGGCCGGATCGTGAACTGGCCGAAGTCCCGCGAGTTCATCTCCCGGGGCGGCAGCCTCTACTCCCGTGTGATGCTCGACGTGCCGATCCGGGACGTCACCGGCGGCTACCGGGCCTTCCGCAAGGAGACCCTGGAGGGCCTGGGCCTGGAGGACGTGGCCTCCGCGGGGTACTGCTTCCAGGTCGACCTGGCCCGTCGCGCGGTCGCCGCCGGCTTCCATGTCGTCGAGGTCCCGATCACCTTCGTGGAGCGCGAGATCGGCGACTCCAAGATGAGCCGGAACATCGTCGTCGAGGCGCTGTGGCGGGTCACCGGCTGGGGTGTGACGGCACGGGCGGAGAAGGTCGGCCGGATGCTCGGCCGCAAGTCCTCCTGA
- the fxsA gene encoding FxsA family membrane protein produces MTTGATPPLAPKRSRARTFLPLGIAVWLVLEIWLLTVVANATGALTVLALLVGGAVLGATVMKRAGRRAFQNLTTTFQQAQAAAQTGEVPSAAGKTGAEDRNGFLMLGGLLLMIPGLVSDAAGLLLLIPQVRSFLGRYAEKAVERRMTAAPPGSLQDAFQQARMRRPDGKVVQGEVVREDANQGPRRPDEPRPPLMP; encoded by the coding sequence ATGACGACCGGCGCAACGCCTCCTCTCGCCCCCAAGCGCTCCCGCGCGCGCACGTTCCTTCCGCTCGGCATCGCCGTCTGGCTGGTCCTGGAGATCTGGCTGCTCACGGTGGTGGCGAACGCGACGGGCGCGCTGACCGTGCTCGCCCTGCTCGTCGGCGGCGCCGTACTCGGCGCCACCGTCATGAAGCGGGCGGGCCGGCGCGCCTTCCAGAACCTCACCACGACCTTCCAGCAGGCGCAGGCGGCCGCCCAGACGGGCGAGGTGCCCTCGGCGGCCGGGAAGACCGGCGCGGAGGACCGCAACGGCTTCCTGATGCTCGGCGGCCTGCTCCTGATGATCCCCGGCCTCGTCTCGGACGCGGCCGGACTCCTGCTGCTGATCCCGCAGGTCCGCTCCTTCCTCGGGCGGTACGCGGAGAAGGCCGTCGAGCGCCGTATGACCGCCGCGCCTCCCGGCAGCCTCCAGGACGCCTTCCAGCAGGCGCGCATGCGTCGCCCGGACGGAAAGGTCGTCCAGGGCGAGGTCGTCCGGGAGGACGCGAACCAGGGCCCCCGTCGGCCCGATGAGCCCCGCCCGCCCCTGATGCCCTGA
- a CDS encoding RNA polymerase-binding protein RbpA → MSERALRGTRLVVTSYETDRGIDLAPRQAVEYACEKGHRFEMPFSVEAEIPPEWECKVCGIQALLVDGDGPEEKKGKPARTHWDMLMERRTREELEEVLAERLAVLRSGAMNIAVHPRDSRKSA, encoded by the coding sequence ATGAGTGAGCGAGCTCTTCGCGGCACGCGCCTCGTGGTGACGAGCTACGAGACCGACCGCGGCATCGATCTGGCCCCGCGCCAGGCCGTGGAGTACGCATGCGAGAAGGGCCATCGTTTCGAGATGCCCTTCTCGGTGGAAGCGGAAATTCCGCCGGAGTGGGAGTGCAAGGTCTGCGGAATCCAGGCACTCCTGGTGGACGGGGACGGACCTGAGGAGAAGAAGGGCAAGCCTGCGCGTACGCACTGGGACATGCTCATGGAGCGCCGCACCCGCGAGGAGCTGGAGGAGGTCCTTGCCGAAAGGCTGGCCGTCCTGCGCTCCGGCGCCATGAACATCGCCGTGCATCCGCGCGACAGCCGCAAGTCCGCGTAG